In Desulfosporosinus youngiae DSM 17734, the genomic stretch CCCAGTTACCAGTCCGCCTAGAGCAACCTTCTTCTCTTCTTCCCCCTCCAGACATGTTATGATATCTGATGAGATATATTCTTTAAGTTGAGGCAAGACGGAAGAAAGGGGGTGTCCACTTAAGTAGAGACCAAGATATTCCTTTTCCATGTTCAAAATATCCCGTTCTTTAAAATCCGGCAGCTGAGGAAGCTTGGTCCCTTCATCCATCTCTTCATCTAAATCGAAAAGAGAAAATTGGCCCGACAGCCGGTCTTTTTGCCGGCGTCCGGTTGTATCCAAAACTTGATCCATTACTGCCAAGGCCTGAGCCCGTGTACAAATCGAACTGAAAGCACCGGCACGGACCAAGCTCTCCAGGACACGCCGATTTAAAACTTTCTGGTCAACGCGGAGACAGAAATCGTCGAGAGATTTAAAAGGCCCCTCTTGCCTGGCCTCCAGAATCTTTTCTACGACATTGATTCCCACATTGCGAATCGCTCCCAAGCCAAAACGGATAGCCTGGTCTTCAATGGAGAATCCAACTTGGCTGTATTGAACATCCGGCGGCAATACTTTAATTCCACTCGAACGGGCATCTTGAATATAGAAGGATATTTTATCCGATGAACCCATTACAGTGCTTAAAAGCGCCGCCATAAACTCTAAAGGATAGTTTGCTTTCAAATAAGCCGTCTGATACGAAATCACAGCATAAGCTGTCGCATGCCCTTTATTGAAGCCATACTCCGCAAATTTGGCCATTAAATCAAAAATTTCTTCCGCATCTTTAAGTGTCAGGCCAAGCCGAAGCGCGCCTGGAATAATCCAAGTTCCATCACTGTCCTGCAAACCATCAATAAAGTTCTGGCGTTCCTCTGCCATGATTTCTTTCTTCTTTTTCCCCATCGCCCGCCGGAGCAAATCCGCTCGTCCCAGGGAGTAACCTCCTAAATCCCGGGCAATCTGCATGACTTGTTCCTGATAGACGATAATACCGTAGGTCGATTTAAGGATTGGTTCCAGTTTTGGATGCAGATAGGTAATGTTGCCCCCGCGTTTCCGCCGGATAAATTCCGGGATCTGTTCCATTGGCCCAGGGCGGTATAAGGCCACGACGGCAATAATATCCTCAAAGCAGTTCGGCTTGAGGTCCTTCAGGATCGTGCGCATCCCTCCGCTTTCCAACTGAAAGATTCCCGTACTGTTTCCTGAGGCCAGGAGCGAGTAAGTTTTGGGATCATCTAAAGCTAATGTTTGTAAATCAAGCTTGAAGCCATGGGTCTCTTCAATTCGCCGCACAGCCTCTTGCAAAATCGTTAAATTCCGCAAACCTAAAAAGTCCATTTTTAAGAGTCCGATTTCCTCGACAGCTTTCATGGGAAATTGGGTCATAACAAAGTCTTCTGATGTCCTTTGCAGAGGCAGATAATTCATAAGGGGCTCCTTGGCGATGACGACCCCGGCAGCATGCGTAGACGCATGTCTGGTCATCCCTTCCAACGATCTGGCTAAGGTATAGAGCCTTTTTATTTCCTCATCCTCTTCCACCATACGGGCCAAATCAGGGGATACCTCCAGAGCCTTTTCTAACGTCATCCCCAGATCCGAAGGAATTGCTTTAGCCACTTTATCGACTCGAAACAAAGGGATTGCCAACACTCGTCCCCCATCTCTAATGGCTGCTTTGGCACCCATAGTTCCGAAGGTGATAATCTGACACACCTTATCAGCACCGTACTTTTCAGTAACATAGCGGATAACACGTTCACGGCCTTCCGGATCAAAATCTATATCAATATCGGGCATCGAAACACGTTCGGGATTTAAAAACCGTTCAAAGAGCAAATCAAAGCGCAGAGGTTCAACCGAGGTTATCCCTAATAAATAGGCAACCATACTAGCTGCCGCTGATCCCCGCCCCGGACCGACAACGACCCCATTTTCTCTTGCATAACGGCAAAAATCTGCCACGATCAAAAAGTATCCGGCGAAACCCGTTTGGAAGATAACTTGGAGTTCATAATCCAGGCGCGCACATTCTCTCTCTGTCATTTGTGGATAGAAACGGGGAAAGGCCTTGCGGCATTCTGCTTCAAGATAGCCATTTAGTGTATAGCCTGAAGGGACCTCGAACACAGGTAAAAAGTTCTCCCCGAAATGAAAATCCATCTGACAGCGTTCAGCGATCAGGGAGGTGTTTGTCAATAGTTCCGGGTGTTCTCCGAAGAGCATGGCCATCTCCTCTTCAGATTTGAGAAAGAATTCCTCACTTGAAAAACGCATCCTTGCAGTATCCTCTAAGGTCTTGCCCATTTGAATACAAAGCAGGGCGTCTTGAACAAACGCATCCTCACGTTTAACATAATGTACGTCATTGGTGGCCACCATGGGAATCCCCGTACGCTCATGCACCTTCCACATTCCTATTATGACCTTGCGCTGTTCTTCTAAGCCATGATCCTGAAGCTCAAGGAAAAAATTTCCCTGGCCAAAAATGCTCTCATACTCCCGGGCACTTTGAACTGCCATTTCCAATTGATCCTGTACCAAGTAATCCGCGACTTCCCCAGCCAAACAAGCACTAAGGGCAATAATCCCCTCGGCATGTTTGCGAAGAATTTCTTTATCTACCCGAGGCTTATAATAGAAACCTTCAATATGAGCCATCGAAACCAGTCGGATCAGGTTGCGATATCCTTGCTCATTCTCAGCAAGCAAGACCAAATGATAATTGGAGTCGTCTTTGCCTGAGATCTTATCCGTCCTCTTATTAGGTGCCACATATACTTCACACCCGATAATTGGTTTAATTCCTGCTTTCCGGCATGCTTTATAGAAATCCAGGACCCCGTACATCACCCCATGATCCGTAATTGCCAAAGCCGGCATTTGCAGATCTGCCGCACGCTGGACTAAGTTCTTGATCCGTGCTGCTCCGTCAAGCAGGCTGAATTCTGTATGATTATGAAGGTGAACAAAGCCACAGGTTTTTTGAGTTTTTTCAGTCTTTATAGTGGTTCACCTTCCTTCAGAAAACCCCCTCGCTTCACATGACGAGGGGGCTATTTTATACTGTATAGAAAGTATAAACTTGCGTTATATACTTTCTGAGCATAAGTGCAACTAAGGCGGCCGCCCGCGCCTGCGGCTTGGCGCCAGCCAAGTTTTCTTTATACCATTAGCTCCGGATGGGCTGTCTCAATGACTAATTTCTTATCCCCTATTCTGGCTGTCATCAAACCTTTGGCTACCAAGGCACTGTTGGCCATTACTTCCACCTCAATACTGCAGTGTTTCTTGGCAACCAGCAATAGCTTGGCGGTAACCTTGATCTCCGTCCCGACCGCAATCGGCTGAAGCTGATAGAGCGTAAAATTTTCGGTAATCGCATTCAGTCGATACTTCTTCCGCAGTCCTATATAGCCGGCCATATT encodes the following:
- a CDS encoding DNA polymerase III subunit alpha produces the protein MKTEKTQKTCGFVHLHNHTEFSLLDGAARIKNLVQRAADLQMPALAITDHGVMYGVLDFYKACRKAGIKPIIGCEVYVAPNKRTDKISGKDDSNYHLVLLAENEQGYRNLIRLVSMAHIEGFYYKPRVDKEILRKHAEGIIALSACLAGEVADYLVQDQLEMAVQSAREYESIFGQGNFFLELQDHGLEEQRKVIIGMWKVHERTGIPMVATNDVHYVKREDAFVQDALLCIQMGKTLEDTARMRFSSEEFFLKSEEEMAMLFGEHPELLTNTSLIAERCQMDFHFGENFLPVFEVPSGYTLNGYLEAECRKAFPRFYPQMTERECARLDYELQVIFQTGFAGYFLIVADFCRYARENGVVVGPGRGSAAASMVAYLLGITSVEPLRFDLLFERFLNPERVSMPDIDIDFDPEGRERVIRYVTEKYGADKVCQIITFGTMGAKAAIRDGGRVLAIPLFRVDKVAKAIPSDLGMTLEKALEVSPDLARMVEEDEEIKRLYTLARSLEGMTRHASTHAAGVVIAKEPLMNYLPLQRTSEDFVMTQFPMKAVEEIGLLKMDFLGLRNLTILQEAVRRIEETHGFKLDLQTLALDDPKTYSLLASGNSTGIFQLESGGMRTILKDLKPNCFEDIIAVVALYRPGPMEQIPEFIRRKRGGNITYLHPKLEPILKSTYGIIVYQEQVMQIARDLGGYSLGRADLLRRAMGKKKKEIMAEERQNFIDGLQDSDGTWIIPGALRLGLTLKDAEEIFDLMAKFAEYGFNKGHATAYAVISYQTAYLKANYPLEFMAALLSTVMGSSDKISFYIQDARSSGIKVLPPDVQYSQVGFSIEDQAIRFGLGAIRNVGINVVEKILEARQEGPFKSLDDFCLRVDQKVLNRRVLESLVRAGAFSSICTRAQALAVMDQVLDTTGRRQKDRLSGQFSLFDLDEEMDEGTKLPQLPDFKERDILNMEKEYLGLYLSGHPLSSVLPQLKEYISSDIITCLEGEEEKKVALGGLVTGFRQNVTKKGEMMASFVLEDLTGGIEVLVFPRVFAQTGTLSNDQAVVVVGRYNIRDEEKKIFAEKITRLEDLKPSGENKTIMSPAASKRLFLRFSHEKSDLMQLVLSIIQRFPGNQPVYFYFEDTQKVLEGKRQFWVNDQDELTNALREVMDQHNIVWQQTKNFA